The DNA segment TGCGTGATTTCACCCTTGGCGATTGCTTCTTCTGCGATCTTCGCAACTTCTTGCGCCAACCCCTGAGCGCGTTCGACCATCACGCTGTCTTGCGGGCACAAACCGGCCTGCACGAGGGAATCGAACATTTCGCTGGCGGTTAGATCCAGTTCTTCCATGCGACTGTGCGCGCCCTGCAGTTTGTCTTCATTGGTGCGCGCGGCTTCGTCAAAACTGGTGAGCACTTTTTGTACGGCATCCACGTGGCCGCTGATCGTGCCGGTGGAACGGGCGATAACATCGTTCTGTTTGTCGACTTCTTCGACCAATTCGCCAACGCTGGAAATCGTGCTTTCGATGCGCGCCACGGACTCTTTGGCGGCGCCGCTTGCTTCTGATCCATCTTCGATCCGACCAATAACGGTGCTGGCTTCATCGCCCAACGCATCGATCGTTGAAGCGATTTCGATCGTCGCTTGGCGGGTGTCATTGGCGAGGCTCTTCACTTCGCTTGCAACAACAGCAAACGTACGACCTGCATCGCCTGCGCGCATCGCCTCAATTGTAGCGTTCAGCGCCAATATGTTGGTGGTTTCGGCAATGTCTTCAATGTCTTTGGCGCTGCGGCGGACTTGTTCCATGGCGGCGGAAAAGCTGGTCACGTGTTGACCCAATGTGTCGACCATTTCGAGCAAGGATCCGATCTGCCCCAATGACGATTGGATCAAGGAGGTGCCCTCACCCAACCGTTCAATCGCTCGCTCGGACAACAATCGCGCTTCGTCGCTGGCTTCGGAAACTTTGGTTTGATCGGCTTCCAATGCGGTCACTGTGCCGCGCAACGCTTCGTGTTCTTCGCGCAACGCTTCGGACGATTGGATCACGGCCTCAACCACGCCGGCCACGTCGGAACAGCCGACCGTAACGGCCCCGCATTTTTCCGGAATTTGGTCCAGCGCCGATGCGTTGGCTGTGTCTATGGTTATAGGCTTCATTATCTGGCTCGTTCCCCTGTGTAGCGTGGGCCTAGCTCAGATATGGTTAGCGAACCTTTAAGCGATCCCACGGATGCCTTACTTTGATGCCTTTCCATGCAGCGAACAGGCAGGGCGAAAGGGGTGGTAAGAGGCGACAATCGCGGTTAGAAACAAGGTATGTTTTTCAACTTTATGGACGAGCTGCGCGAATCCGGCATTGGCGCGAGCTTCAAAGAACATCTGACGCTGCTTGAGGCGCTCGATAGAGACGTCATCGAACAAACGCCTGAGGCATTTTATTACCTCAGCCGCGCTACCTTTGTGAAAGACGAAGGGATGCTCGATAAGTTCGATCAAGTGTTCCACAAAGTGTTCAAAGGGATCATGACCGATTACGGTCAAAACCCGGTCGATATTCCCGAAGATTGGTTGAAAGCCGTCGCCGAGAAATTCCTCACCGAAGAGGAAATGGCCGAGATTGAATCTCTTGGCGATTGGGACAAGATTATGGAGACGTTGAAAGAACGTCTCGCCGAACAAGAAAAGCGCCACGAAGGCGGCAGCAAATGGATCGGCACTGGGGGCAAATCCCCGTTCGGTAATTCCGGCTACAATCCCGAAGGCGTGCGCATTGGCGGCGAAAGCAAGCACAAGCGCGCGATCAAAGTGTGGGAAAAGCGCGAGTTTAAGAACCTCGACAACACCAAAGAGCTGGGCACGCGCAACATCAAGATGGCCCTGCGCCGTTTGCGTCGTTTTGCCCGCGAAGGGGCTCAGGACCAGCTTGATCTGGATGCGACGATTGATGGCACAGCAAAGCAAGGTTGGCTCGACATTCACATGCGCGCCGAACGCCGCAATGCGGTAAAATTGCTGTTGTTCCTTGATGTTGGCGGATCCATGGACCCCTTCATCAAACTGGTCGAAGAACTGTTCAGCGCGGCAACGGCAGAATTCAAAAACCTTGAATTCTTCTACTTCCACAACTGCCTCTACGAAGGCGTGTGGAAAGACAACAAACGCCGCTGGCAAGAACGCACCAAAACATGGGACGTGCTGCACAAATACGGCCATGATTACAAAGTGATCTTTGTGGGCGATGCTGCGATGAGCCCCTATGAAATCACCCATGCCGGCGGCAGTGTCGAACATATGAACGAAGAGGCCGGCGTCGCGTGGATGAAACGCGTCACCGACACCTACCCCGCGACCGTATGGCTAAACCCCGTGCCCGAAAAGCAATGGGGCTATTCGCAATCTACCAAGATGATGAAAGAGCTGGTGAACGACCGGATGTACGGCCTGACACTCGATGGCTTGGACGATGCAATGCGGGAGCTGAGCCGCAAGCAGGGGCATTGATCAGGTGAAAATTGCCCTCAAAGGCGGCCTGGTTATTCTTGGGCTGCTCGTAACTCTCTTGCTATTTTTTGCCATTTGGCTGTGGACCGCAGTTCACTTGCCTACTGTCTTGCCACCCTCTCAAGCGCCGTCGCGCGGCGACACTGTCTTGTCAGGGTTTTATGCGCCACCCGAACGCATGCCCGCTGAACCGGGCGTGATGATCCGGCAAGAAGATCTCAGTGGCAATTCCATCCTAGAAAGCGCGGGTGCAAACATTCGCCTTCTATACAGTTCGACCGATGGACTTGGGGCCGAAGCGATCACGCCCGTCTCTGGCGCACTATATCTGCCCGAAGGCGAACCGCCTGAAGGGGGGTGGCCGCTGATGATTTGGTCGCATGGCACCGTTGGCATCGGCGATGTCTGCGCGCCTTCCTATGCTGGTCGGGGTGAGCGTGATCCGATCTACCTCAACCCTTGGCTTGAACAGGGGTTTGCGATTGCGGCGTCTGATTATCAGGGCCTCGGCACACCGGGAACGCACCCATACATGGATGCGCGCACAATGGCGTATAATAATCTGGATTTGGCGAGGGCCCTTCAGGCGAGCGATGTGCCATTGTCGGCTCGCTTAGTGATTGCAGGGCAATCCCAAGGGGCGACCGGTGCAATCGCGAGCGCAAGCTATGCCAATTCCTACGCGCCCGACGTTGATCTTGCAGGCATTATAGCCACAGGCATTCCACATTTTTCAGCGCCAGTCATCTGGGAGCTGGTCGCCAATTCTGACCGCGACGAAGCCTCCGCATCGCTCAGTTTATCTTTGTATATGCTAACCTTTGCTGAAATGTTGGATCCCGATTTTAAGCTGGACCCGGTGCTTACTGATCAAGCAAGGCCGGTCGTGGAGCAGATCGGTCAAACCTGCGTGTTCGACTTTGTTGCCAACACGCAGGAAGCCGAGCTTTCCAATAGCACTACTTTCGTATCCCGGGTCGAAGTCCCACTTATGCAAGTGTTTTCGCGCGCGAATTTGTATAACCTTGATTTTGACACGCCGGTTTTTGCAGGATCGGGCACGGCCGACAAAATCACGCCCTTCTTCATGCAACAGGAGTTTCTTGCCGACGCATGCGCCGCTGGAGCGACGATCAATGCTGTGACCTACGAGGGCGCCAACCACAATCAAGGATTATTGAAATCCACGCAAGGCGCTCAAGATTTTGCTAGGCTGGTATTATCCGACGGCAAGGTAGCGAACACCTGTGAGCAATAATGCCATTATTCAATAAAGCACTATACGGCCAGCTGGCGTGGTTTGCGATGGCGACAATTTACAATTGCCTTAGCCTGTTTTCTTTGACCCACTCTCAGACCGGATATGCCGGCGATCAGGCCACCACCCTTTCGGCCATGGGGGCCGTCATCGCATTCACCACGGTGACGTTGATCGGCTTGAAAGGTTGGCTTTTGGCATACCGTTTTCTCGCGCCAACAGTCACAGTGCTGTTGTTGCTTGGCGGCGTTCTCAAACATGTGATTGCCGGTCCGACCGACTACGCCTCGCAGCTCGCTTGGGTCCTTGCGATTGCCATCAACCTCGTTGGCTTTGCCGCCTTTGCGTTGGGATCATGGACCGCATTGAGAGATGCTCCTCTCGCCGCTGTGGATCAATAAATCACATGTTCCCGCACGGCCTGCGCCCATGTCGCCTCATCGTGCGATGCCAGCGCGTCTAGCGCGTCCGGCCCCGCATCGGCATCATCAACCCATTCGCGCAGTGACGGGCCACCATTGATCACATCAATCGCAAGCACATCATTGGTGTATTCATATTTGAAGTCTTTCCCCCGCCACAGATCATAATCGGGATAAAGCCGCCGGATCGCCTTGAACGCGAGCGCCTGCAACCGCCACGGTTGGAACTGATCGTGGCGATAATCCGGCCCTTCTGCGTGCAACATCAAAGCATTGCAGAGCTTTCCTGCGTGTTTGTGGAAAGTCGGTTCGAACCAGCAATCGCGAACGCGCACACCGGCGCACCATTCCGGCGCAAAGGACTTCATCTCCGCCATCACCGCTTTGGCGTCGATGTCAGGAGCGCCGAACAGGACCTCCAATGGCCGCGTGGTCCCGCGGCCCTCTGACACGCTGGCGCCTTCGATCATCACGGTCCCGGCGTAACACCGCGCCATATTGACGCTGGCGGCGTTGGGCGAAGGGTTGATCCAAACCCGATCGGCGGGCCAGCCATAGCCGGACCCGACCGTCTTATTCCCGGAGGCAGGACGCCACCCTTCCATCGGCACCACTTTGTAAGAAACATCCAAGTCGAAATGTTCGACGAACCAATGGCCCATTTCACCCAATGTCAGGCCATGCCGCATTGGCATCGGGGCTGCTCCCACGAAGCTTTCATGTCCTGGAACAAGCATTGTACCTTCGACTATCCGCCCTGCTGGGTTTGGTCGATCAAGGACCCACACTTCCTTTCCAACTTTCTCTGCTTCTTCAAGCAGATAGAGCAAGGTGGTAACAAAGGTGTAGATGCGACATCCCAGATCCTGAAGGTCGAAGAGGAAGACATCCGCGCTCGACATCATTTGCCCGGTTGGGCGGCGCACTTCCCCGTATAGCGAAAAGATCGGAATACCATATTGCGCGTCCACCTCGTCAGAGGTTTCAACCATATTGTCTTGCTTATCGCCTTTAAGACCGTGCTGCGGCCCAAAGGCGCTGGTCACATTGACACCGGCCGCGATCAACGCGTCCAGCGAATGCGTTAGATCCTCCGTCACACTCGCCGGATGCGCGACGAGGCCGACGCGACGCCCCTCCAATTGTTTAAGCAGAGCAGGATCAGCGAGGAGCCGGTCGATTCCGAATTTCACAGAAGAAGTCATAGAAAGCGAAGTGGAACAGCCCAGCGCCAAACGCAATTGCTTTTGCGCCTGTCGACGGTTTAGTCACGCTCAACGATGATCTGGCGGCATGCTTCGGAATGAAATTCCGCTTTGCCAGGGCCAAAGGCAAGAGCCCAAAATTGAAGACCGCCATCGGCGTGTTCGACAATAGCGTTGAGAGCAACCTGAGCAGGAACGGGCAATTCTGCGGAAATGTTCGCTTTCAAAACCAACTCACCCTGACCATTCGTCACCGATTTACCGCAACTCAATGAAATGGCGTCAACCGGGGCATCACGCATACCCTTGCGGAACGCATCAAAATCATACGCTGCCCACCGACCCGACGGCGACAGGTTGAATTCCCGGTACCAAGTGCCGCCGATCGGCTGCCAAAAAATCTCAAAACAGGTGGTTTTCCATAGGTCATCGGTGCGCAGCGAGGGCCCTTCAGGAGGCAGGGTGATTGCATCCACTGCCCCATCGAGGCGAAATTCGGCCTGACACCCGGTGGGGGTGGAATGAACGCGTGCGGTTACAGCTTTGATGGGGCCGAGATCGCAGGATTTGTGAAGCATAAGCGGTTGCATATCGGCATCTATTGCGCAGCAAGACACGTTGAGCAAGCATCGGGTGCGTAAGCCACTAGAAGCGGTCAACGCACACTGTTAAGCGGTTAGGCTATGAGCAAATACGAATCCGATCTGCTGCGCCTTTTGGAAGCGCGCGGCCACCTGCACCAGATAACCGATGCTGCGGCGCTTGATGCGCTTGCCAAACGCAAGGTTATCACCGGCTATGTCGGCTTCGATCCTACGGCCCCTTCGCTCCATATCGGCAACCTTGCGTCGATCATGTTGCTGCGCCGGTTGCAGCAATCCGGCCATCGCCCGATCGTAATCATGGGCGGCGGCACCGCCAAAGTCGGCGATCCATCGGGCAAAGATGAAACGCGCCAAATGATGACCGACGAACGGCTTGCGGGGAACATCGCGTCTATCAAGGGTAGCTTTGAACGCGTTCTGCGCTTTGATGAAAGTGAAAGCGGTGCGATCCTAATCAACAACGATGATTGGCTGAGCAAGCTGGGCTATATTGAATTGCTGCGCGATGTCGGCCCGCATTTCACTATCAACCGGATGTTGAGTTTTGATTCGGTGAAAACCCGTTTGGATCGGGAACAGCCGCTGAGCTTCCTCGAATTCAATTACATGATCATGCAAGCTTACGATTACCTCGTTTTGGCGCGCGACTATGATTGCCAATTGCAATTGGGCGGCAGTGATCAATGGGGCAACATCGTCAACGGGATCGAGTTGAACCGCCGCATTGACGGCCGCGAAGTCTATGGTTTTACCGCGCCGCTCATCACTCGCGCCGATGGGGCAAAGATGGGCAAATCCGTCGATGGCGCCATCTGGCTAAACGAAGAGCAATTGCCGGCGTATGATTTCTGGCAATATTGGCGCAACACCGATGACCGTGATGTTGGACGGTTCCTGCGCCTGTTTACCGATTTACCATTGGATGAAATTACTCGATTGGAAGCGTTGGAAGGCGCGGAAATCAACGACGCCAAAGTCATTCTTGCCAATGAAGTGACGAAGATGGTTCGCGGTGAGGACGCAGCAGAGGGCGCAGAGATCACCGCGCGCGATACATTTACAGAAGGCGGAGCGGGTGATGATCTACCGACCTTAGCCGTCGGCGAATCCGGAATGCGGTTGGGCGCAGTGTTGACGGATATTGGCTTTACGGCATCCAATAAGGAGGCAAAGCGCAAGATTGCCGAGGGCGCGGTAAAGATCGATGGCGACACCATCCTAGACGCTGGATACGTCGTGGTTGCACATGCCGGAGCCAGCCTAAAACTCAGCCTGGGCAAAAAGAAACACGGCCTAATTACGCGTTGATACGTGCTGCGCTTGCGTTTGATGTTCGAGATCCCGGTTAGGATTGAGACAAAACTTTACGAATTATCAGCCTTTACCCCGCATTAGTGACAGGTACCCAGCGTAAGTTTGGGTAGGGTCAAACCAAGAAGGGGTGTGGACTGTGTCTGCTGGAGCAAGTCTTAGCGTAACTGATATGCGTCGCGCGGCGCGTCATCCGGTGGATTTTCCGGTGATCGTTGAACATTTCGCCCATGGTGATTTGAACCTCCATGTCTGCAATATTTCTGCACATGGCTTTATGGTTGATGATGCAGGTAAACTTGATCGCGGCGATCGAGTCATAATTCGTTTGCCGGTTGTTGGCCGAATTGAAGCCTATGTCATCTGGACCCGCGATGCGCGTGCTGGATTTCAATTTGAACGGATCATCCGACTTGATGATTTTGTGGCGATTATCGACACATTGCAACCGAACCCGCGCCTTCGCCGCGATCGGTAATCTGACGACCTTCTAAAAGATCTGAACCAATCTGATGGGGTGAAAGCTTGGCAGTGTGCATCGCACCTGTCATGGCGTTTGGGTGAGCGATTTAGAACCCACCCATCCATTTCAATTCCACAATTTCCGCGCCTATTGGGTGTGTCGTTTGGCGGTGACATTGGCGCAATACGCCATGCTGATTGTGATCCAATGGCAGGCCTACAATCTTGCGCGCGACAGTGGCATGAACGTCGCAGAAGGGTCCGGGACCCTCGCGATCATTGGCCTGCTCCAATTTCTGCCCTTGTTCATTCTTACACCGTTTACCGGTCTTGCTGCCGACAAGTTTGACCGGCGGATGTTGGGGCTGATCACAATTGCGATGCAGTTGGCTTGCGCCGTCATCCTTGCTTATTTCAGCATGACAGGCATGGTCACCCTCCCCATTCTGTTTGGGATCGCCATTGTTCTGGGCGTTGCGCGCGGATTTGCTGGCCCTGCTTTATCGGCGCTCTCCCCTAATCTGGTGCCAAAGGCGATCTTGCCGACCGCCATCGCGCTGTCATCAATCTCATGGCAGGTTGGCATGTTGGTTGGTCCGGCGATCGGAGCGTTGTTGTACGCGCAAGAGCCCGCCCTACCCTATATCGTTGCCGCTGGGTTGTTTGTGATCGCGGGAATTGCCTTGGCGTTGGTGGGCAAAGTGCCCCAGCCCGCGATGCGCGCGGATCAACGTCCTATCGGTGCAATCATCGATGGGTTGCGCTATGTCATTCGCAACAAAATGGTCTTGAGCGCGATCACCCTTGATCTGTTTGCGGTTTTTCTAGCCGGTGCCAATTCGTTGATCCCGGTGTTCGCGCGCGACATTTTGGTAGTTGGCGAAAACGGGCTCGCAATGCTGGCGGCGGCCACTCCGGCGGGTGCGTTGGTGACGGCGATCTTTTTCTCATTCCGTCCCCTCAAAACGCAGGTCGGGCCCAAAATGTTGGGTGCGGTCGGCGTGTTCGGCGTGGCCACGATCCTATTTGGTCTTTCGACCAGCCTTACCTTGAGCCTCGCCATGCTGTTCATCATCGGCGCAGCGGATATGTTCAGCGTCTATGTCCGACAATCGCTGATCCAATTGCACACCCCCGATGACAAACGCGGGCGGGTGTCATCGGTTAGCATGATGACAATTAGCGCTTCGAATGAAGGCGGCGATGCATTTTCGGGCAGCCTTGCCTATATTATCGGTCCGGTCGGGGCGATTGTCGCGGGCGGTGCCGGCGCGCTTGTAACCGTTTTGGTCTGGAGCCGAATATTCCCAGTGTTGCGGACAACGAAGAGCTTCGATCCGCCAGAACATCTGATAGAACGACAATCAGAATGAAAATCTCAGGAGGCCTGAAATGAAAGCTGCAAACATTCTCGAGACGATTGGCAACACCGCCCACATTCGGTTGTCACGTTTGTTTCCTGACCACGAAGTGTGGTTGAAATCGGAGCGATCAAACCCCGGTGGCTCGATCAAAGACCGCATCGCTTTGGCCATGGTTGAAGACGCCGAAGCGAAAGGCGATTTGAAACCCGGCGGAACGATCGTTGAACCCACCAGCGGCAACACCGGCATCGGATTGGCGATGGTCGCCGCGGTCAAAGGGTACAAATTGATCTTAGTCATGCCGGAATCGATGTCGATTGAACGGCGCCGATTGATGTTGGCCTATGGCGCTACATTCGATCTGACCCCGAAAGAAAAAGGGATGAAGGGGGCGATTGGTCGCGCGACGGAGATCGTCGAAACAACCGACGGTGCATGGATGCCCAGTCAGTTCGACAACGGTGCCAACCCCGCTGTGCACGCGCGCACGACTGCGCAAGAGATCCTAACCGATTTCGCCGACACGCCGATTGATGCGATGATCACGGGCGTTGGAACCGGCGGTCACCTAACCGGTTGCGCCGAGGCGTTGAAGGAACATTGGAGCGGGTTCAAAGCCTATGCGGTGGAACCCGAAGCATCGCCAGTAATCAATGGCGGCGAACCAGGCCCGCACCCAATCCAAGGGATTGGCGCAGGCTTCATTCCCGGCAACTTGCATACGAGTGCGATCGACGGTGCCATCGCCGTTGCCGCCGAAGCGGCCAAAGATATGGCCCGCCGGGCCGCCGCGGAAGAAGGTATGTTGGTCGGCATTTCTAGCGGAGCAACGTTAGCCGCTATCGCCAAGAAATTGCCCGAATTGCCCGCAGGCAGCCGGGTCTTGGGCTTTAACTACGACACCGGCGAACGGTATTTGTCGGTGCCCGACTTCTTGCCGGTGTAATGATCCAACTTGGCACTGTGCCCTGCCGATGCGGTCCGCAATGGCCAAATCGGCAGGGCACAATGCCATTCCCACCCTCCCCCAATTTGTCCAATTTGTGCAAGGAGGCTGCCCGGTTTTCAGGCATCATTGGATGCAATTGAACGGAGGCAGTGATGGGCTGGTCGAATGCGTTTGGGCTGATTTCGAAAGATCGAAGTCGTCCATTGCATTACCGATTTGCCAAGAAGCAGCGGCACACGGCAAACCGTTTGATCGCGCGCAGCTCTCTCATTTCCAACGATCCTGTTCTGGATCCTTCTCAATTCAGTTGGACCAACGCCCTTACGGCTAAATGGCATGACATTCGGGCGGAAGCCCTCGCCGTGTTTAAACACCGGGACGCCATTCCTCCGCTAAGGGAAATTTCGCCGGACCACCGGCGAATTATGAAAAACGATTCTTGGCGCAGCTTTTTCCTCATCGGATACGGGCACCGCGAAGAAGGCAATCTTGCCCGAGCCCCCAAAACTGCCGCGTTGATCGAAACCATTCCGGGCCTCAATTCCGCGTTTTTCTCTATCTTGGCGCCGGGGGCGGTGATTGTACCCCATCGCGGTGTGACCAAAGCGATCATCACCGCGCATCTTGGCCTCTCCGTACCGCGTGATCGGGAAAACTGCTGGATGCGGGTCGATAACCAACGTCTGCATTGGGACGAAGGCAAGTGGACCGTCTTTGACGACACATATGAACACGAAGTGCGCAACGACACCGATGAAACCCGGATTGTTCTACTGTGTCAGGTGGAGCGCCCCTTGGCCCCTCCGGGCAAATGGATCGCCGCTGGCTCGTTGGCGTATGTTCGGCGCAGCCAATTCGTGACGGACGCAAAAAGAAATCTGAGGGATTGGGAAGAGGTTTACGCCAAATCGGAGCGCGGAGAACTTTAGACCGTATGTTCGGTGCACATAAAAAGAGGCCCGGTTCCCCCCAGAACCGGGCCTCTTCTACATGACGAACCGGGTACCCGTCAGGCTGCGGTTGCGAAAGCTTCTTTAGGAAGCGCCATCATCTGGTCGCTGCCTGCTTCCAGCTTGCGCCGCAGAGCCCCTGCATCGGGCAAAAAGCGTTCTGCATAATAGGACGCAGACGTCATTTTTGCTTCATAGAACGCATTATCCGTGGTGCCTTCGGCCAAAGCGGCCGCTGCGACCTTGGCCATTTTCAGCCAGAAGAAGCCGAGCGTCACGATGCCCATGATGTGCATGTAATGATGTGCACCCGCACCGAGATGGTTCGGGTTGGCCATGGCGTTTTGCATGAACCACATCGTCGCGGCTTTCTGCTCACCCAGTGCTTTATCAAGCTTATCAGCAAGCGGAGCCAAGGCCTCATCCGCTTTCGCAGACGCGATTTCATCGTCGATCATTTTGAAGAACGCTTGAACAGCGCGACCGCCTTTGCTGGCGAGCTTACGTCCGCAAAGATCCATGGCTTGTACGCCGTTGGTGCCTTCGTAGATCATGGCGATCCGGCTATCGCGGACAAACTGCTCCATGCCCCATTCGCTTACATAGCCATGGCCGCCGTAAACCTGTTGCATGTTGTTGGCGATGTCATAGCCTTTGTCGGTGCCGTAACCCTTGATCACCGGTGTCATCAACCCAATCAGATCGTCGGCCATTTGGCGCTCTTCTTCGGTTTGGGCTTTGTGCGTCAGATCAACTTGCAAAGCACCCCAAAGGCACAATGCGCGCATCCCTTCGTTGAAGACTTTGGCATCCATCAACATCCGGCGCACATCGGGGTGAACAAAGATCGGATCCGCTTTCTCTTCCGCTTCGGCCGGGCCGGTCAATGCGCGGCCCTGACGACGGTCAATCGCGTAGGTCACAGCGTTCTGATACGAAACTTCCGCTTGCGCGAGGCCCTGCATACCGACGCCCAATCGGGCCGCGTTCATCATAACGAACATCGCGGCGAGGCCTTTGTTCTCTTCGCCAACCATGAAACCGGTGGCGCCATCATAATTGAGGACGCAGGTTGCGTTGCCATGGATGCCCATCTTCTTTTCGATCGAACCGCATGACACGCCGTTGCGCTCACCCGGCTCACCGTTTTCATCGAGGATGAATTTCGGCACGATGAAAAGAGAGATGCCTTTTGAACTGTCCGGAGCACCCGGTGTCTTGGCCAGAACAAGGTGGATGATGTTGCTGGTGAGGTCGTGTTCACCGGCGGAGATGAAAATCTTGGTGCCCGTGATAGCGTACGATCCGTCGGCATTGGGTTCCGCTTTCGTGCGGATCAAGCCCAAATCGGTACCGCAATGCGGCTCTGTCAGGTTCATCGTGCCCGACCATTCGCCCGAAATCATCTTGGGCAAGTATGTTTCTTTTTGCTCTTGCGAACCGGCGGCTTCGATAGCGGCCGAAGCGCCATTGGTTAGGCCGGGATACATACCGAACGCTTGGTTTGCGGTGGCGGTGAACTCTTCAACCACGAAACCCAAAACGTGAGGGAGGCCCTGCCCGCCGAATTCTTCCGACTTGGCCAACGTGCCCCAACCGCTTTCTACATAGGCTTCGTATGCTTCTTTAAAGCCATCGGGGGTTGTGACCGATCCGTCTTCGTGACGGGTGCAGCCCTGCTCATCACCGATTTGGTTGATCGGGGCGAGCACTTCTGAACAGAATTTGCCCGCTTCGTTCACGACTGTTTCGATCATGTCTGGCGTGGCGTTTTCAAAACCAGGAAGATTTCCGTAACTGGCCAGATCTAGCATTTCATTGACGACAAAACGCGTGTCGCGGGTGGGAGCGGTGTAAGTTGGCATCAGGGCATTCCCTTCTGAGCGTGAAATGAAAAACGTGAAAATTTATA comes from the Erythrobacter sp. Alg231-14 genome and includes:
- a CDS encoding aspartyl/asparaginyl beta-hydroxylase domain-containing protein, encoding MGWSNAFGLISKDRSRPLHYRFAKKQRHTANRLIARSSLISNDPVLDPSQFSWTNALTAKWHDIRAEALAVFKHRDAIPPLREISPDHRRIMKNDSWRSFFLIGYGHREEGNLARAPKTAALIETIPGLNSAFFSILAPGAVIVPHRGVTKAIITAHLGLSVPRDRENCWMRVDNQRLHWDEGKWTVFDDTYEHEVRNDTDETRIVLLCQVERPLAPPGKWIAAGSLAYVRRSQFVTDAKRNLRDWEEVYAKSERGEL
- a CDS encoding acyl-CoA dehydrogenase C-terminal domain-containing protein, whose protein sequence is MPTYTAPTRDTRFVVNEMLDLASYGNLPGFENATPDMIETVVNEAGKFCSEVLAPINQIGDEQGCTRHEDGSVTTPDGFKEAYEAYVESGWGTLAKSEEFGGQGLPHVLGFVVEEFTATANQAFGMYPGLTNGASAAIEAAGSQEQKETYLPKMISGEWSGTMNLTEPHCGTDLGLIRTKAEPNADGSYAITGTKIFISAGEHDLTSNIIHLVLAKTPGAPDSSKGISLFIVPKFILDENGEPGERNGVSCGSIEKKMGIHGNATCVLNYDGATGFMVGEENKGLAAMFVMMNAARLGVGMQGLAQAEVSYQNAVTYAIDRRQGRALTGPAEAEEKADPIFVHPDVRRMLMDAKVFNEGMRALCLWGALQVDLTHKAQTEEERQMADDLIGLMTPVIKGYGTDKGYDIANNMQQVYGGHGYVSEWGMEQFVRDSRIAMIYEGTNGVQAMDLCGRKLASKGGRAVQAFFKMIDDEIASAKADEALAPLADKLDKALGEQKAATMWFMQNAMANPNHLGAGAHHYMHIMGIVTLGFFWLKMAKVAAAALAEGTTDNAFYEAKMTSASYYAERFLPDAGALRRKLEAGSDQMMALPKEAFATAA
- the cysK gene encoding cysteine synthase A — encoded protein: MKAANILETIGNTAHIRLSRLFPDHEVWLKSERSNPGGSIKDRIALAMVEDAEAKGDLKPGGTIVEPTSGNTGIGLAMVAAVKGYKLILVMPESMSIERRRLMLAYGATFDLTPKEKGMKGAIGRATEIVETTDGAWMPSQFDNGANPAVHARTTAQEILTDFADTPIDAMITGVGTGGHLTGCAEALKEHWSGFKAYAVEPEASPVINGGEPGPHPIQGIGAGFIPGNLHTSAIDGAIAVAAEAAKDMARRAAAEEGMLVGISSGATLAAIAKKLPELPAGSRVLGFNYDTGERYLSVPDFLPV